In Heliangelus exortis chromosome 18, bHelExo1.hap1, whole genome shotgun sequence, a single genomic region encodes these proteins:
- the FANCF gene encoding Fanconi anemia group F protein encodes MESLLEQVEQLPDLLAVSRSPLVRDWDPLTLDRALEWARYFQHLHDRFHTRPRLREALGRRLRRGQPSPLLGFPHLGRCPQLLGLALLENRALPPAACCRLIRSLLQLPGSEAASQPLGLELLARRKAASRLLALPSAPPRPPEGLEPQVQAEAQLLLSRLREEEQEADLAGGTGGRLHWLSGVLGLLPQSRAFEVVAAALLLLRQASGAEQAGGPGRCGNSLDGEEASGTGDEYVAEHLLSWLLEKPDRFSPFCLFLPGSVLASLAGHYSQLSKPYLDLLTDWGSHLLYDPLQGRWVKSCLDKGELSWEELRERFSCLCQGTSLLRGQTQAALNLLKAQDGDFKVCGLSVWTDLLMEVEKYLRKEAEC; translated from the coding sequence ATGGAGTCTTTGCTGGAGCAGGTGGAGCAGTTGCCCGACCTCCTGGCTGTCTCCCGCTCCCCGCTGGTGCGGGACTGGGACCCCCTGACCCTGGACAGGGCTTTAGAGTGGGCTCGGTATTTCCAGCACCTCCATGACCGCTTCCACACCCGGCCTCGGCTCCGTGAGGCCTTGGGGCGGCGGTTACGGCGGGGGCAGCCGAGTCCTCTGCTCGGTTTTCCTCACCTGGGACGCTGCCCGCAGCTGCTGGGCCTGGCGCTGCTGGAGAACCGCGCTCTGCCTCCCGCCGCATGCTGCCGCCTGATCCGTAGCCTGCTGCAGCTTCCCGGTTCGGAGGCCGCCTCTCAGCCCCTCGGCTTGGAGCTCCTCGCCCGCAGGAAAGCCGCCTCCCgcctcctggctctgccctccGCCCCGCCGCGGCCTCCCGAGGGGCTGGAGCCGCAGGTGCAAGCGGAGGcgcagctgctgctgagccgGCTGcgagaggaggagcaggaggccgATCTGGCGGGGGGAACGGGGGGAAGGCTGCATTGGCTGTCCGgtgtcctggggctgctcccccaGTCCCGGGCCTTCGAGGTGGTGGCGGCGGcgttgctgctgctgaggcaggCGAGTGGCGCTGAGCAGGCCGGAGGCCCGGGTCGGTGTGGAAACAGCCTCGATGGAGAGGAGGCGAGTGGAACAGGAGATGAATATGTTGCCGAGCACTTGCTGTCCTGGCTGCTGGAGAAGCCGGACCGGTTTTCtcccttctgccttttcctcccagGCTCCGTTCTCGCCTCCCTTGCTGGTCACTATTCCCAGTTAAGCAAACCGTATTTAGACCTCTTAACCGACTGGGGAAGCCACTTGCTCTATGACCCTTTGCAGGGACGATGGGTTAAAAGTTGTCTTGACAAAGGTGAATTGTCCTGGGAGGAGCTGAGAGAGCGCTTTAGTTGCCTCTGTCAGGGAACCTCACTACTCAGGGGACAGACTCAAGCTGCTCTGAATCTCCTGAAGGCACAGGATGGAGACTTTAAGGTCTGTGGCCTAAGTGTGTGGACTGACTTACTGATGGAAGTGGAGAAATACCTGAGGAAAGAAGCAGAGTGCTAA